In the genome of Aureimonas sp. OT7, one region contains:
- a CDS encoding aldehyde dehydrogenase, whose protein sequence is MLHDIDWHARASAVALPNRPFIDGRYVDSLSGETFACVYPGDGRLLTDVASCNERDVDRAVQSARAAFESGVWSRMNPADRRRILLRFAELILQNREELALLETLNVGKPIANAYNGDVVSAANCIAWYAEAIDKVYGEVAATAHDMTTLVLREPLGVVAAVVPWNYPMSMAAWKLGPALATGNSVILKPAEQSPFTALKFGELAIEAGMPAGVLNVVPGLGHIAGKALGLHMDVDCIGFTGSTEVGKYFMQYSGSSNIKRIGLELGGKSPQIVLADCDDLDAAAAGIAAGIFANTGQVCNAGSRLIVDEAVRDSLLDRIAAQALNFAPGDPLDTSTRMGSMVSQEQMERVLGYIDAGQRDGAKALIGGGRVRNETGGFYVAPTIFDGVRNDMTIAREEIFGPVLSVISVRGLDEAMTVANDTVYGLAGAVWTGSLRNAHRAAKAMRAGVVWVNCFDRGSLAVPFGGFKQSGFGRDKSLHAMDKYTDLKAVWFAH, encoded by the coding sequence ATGCTGCACGATATCGACTGGCATGCACGCGCCTCCGCCGTTGCCCTTCCCAACAGGCCATTTATCGATGGCCGTTACGTTGACAGCCTGTCGGGCGAGACGTTCGCCTGCGTCTATCCCGGCGATGGCCGCCTCCTGACGGACGTCGCTTCCTGCAATGAGCGTGACGTCGACCGCGCCGTGCAGAGTGCGCGGGCCGCGTTCGAAAGTGGTGTCTGGTCGCGGATGAACCCGGCGGATCGGCGGCGGATTCTGCTGCGCTTCGCCGAACTGATCCTGCAGAACCGCGAAGAGCTTGCCCTTCTGGAGACACTCAACGTCGGCAAGCCCATAGCGAATGCCTACAATGGAGATGTCGTCAGCGCCGCCAATTGCATCGCCTGGTACGCCGAGGCGATCGACAAGGTCTATGGCGAGGTCGCCGCGACGGCCCATGACATGACCACCCTGGTGCTGCGCGAACCGCTCGGCGTCGTCGCCGCCGTCGTTCCCTGGAACTACCCGATGTCGATGGCTGCCTGGAAGCTCGGTCCGGCCCTTGCGACAGGTAACTCGGTCATCCTCAAGCCTGCGGAGCAGTCGCCCTTCACCGCGCTGAAATTCGGCGAGCTGGCGATCGAGGCGGGTATGCCGGCCGGCGTGCTGAATGTCGTGCCGGGTCTCGGTCATATCGCGGGCAAGGCGCTTGGCCTGCACATGGACGTCGACTGCATCGGGTTCACGGGTTCGACGGAAGTAGGCAAGTATTTCATGCAGTATTCAGGCAGCTCGAACATCAAGCGCATCGGCCTCGAACTCGGCGGCAAATCTCCGCAGATCGTGCTGGCGGATTGCGACGATCTGGACGCAGCCGCTGCCGGTATCGCCGCTGGGATCTTTGCCAATACAGGCCAGGTCTGTAACGCGGGTTCGCGCCTGATCGTGGACGAGGCCGTGCGCGACAGCCTTCTGGACCGGATCGCTGCGCAGGCACTCAATTTCGCGCCCGGCGATCCGCTCGATACATCGACGCGCATGGGCTCGATGGTGAGCCAGGAGCAGATGGAGCGGGTTCTCGGCTACATCGATGCCGGCCAGCGGGATGGCGCCAAGGCGCTGATCGGGGGCGGCAGGGTGCGCAACGAGACGGGCGGCTTCTATGTCGCGCCGACGATTTTCGACGGCGTTCGCAACGACATGACGATCGCCAGGGAAGAGATATTCGGGCCGGTGCTCTCGGTCATTTCCGTTCGCGGCCTGGACGAGGCGATGACGGTTGCCAACGATACGGTCTACGGGCTGGCGGGCGCGGTCTGGACGGGCTCGCTCAGGAACGCGCACCGCGCGGCCAAGGCAATGCGGGCCGGCGTCGTCTGGGTAAACTGCTTCGACCGCGGATCGCTTGCCGTGCCTTTCGGTGGTTTCAAGCAGTCGGGCTTCGGACGCGACAAGTCCCTTCATGCCATGGACAAGTACACGGACCTGAAAGCGGTCTGGTTCGCCCACTGA